The DNA segment GCGGATACCATGCGTTATGCTAAAAATCCGAAAGAAGCGATGACAGCATCAGTCTTAGGTTTACTGGGGGGTAATACCCTGCTCATTATCTGCGGGGCGATTGCATCTATCGGCATGGGCGACTCCGACTTGACCGCAGTTCTCCTCGGGTTCGGTCTGGTTATACCGTCGTTGATTCTTATGACGACCAATATTTTTACTACCAATGCCGCCAATTTATATTCGTCGTCCTTGAACCTTGCCAATACTTTCAGCACGGGACGAAAGAAGATTATCGCCATTGTCCTACTTATCGCCGGTTTACTTGCCATGACAAGACCGTACAATATTGATGTACTCTTCACCTTTTTAAATGCGCTGGGCGTTATTGTACCGCCACTCTCCGGGATTATTATTGCCAACTATTACATCATAAACAAACAGGTCTATCCGGAACTGTCAAGTTCCGCGATACCGACATGGGACATCACACCGTGGGTCTCATGGGGGCTCACACTGGTCATCGTGAAGTTTTTAGAACGTGTGGCCAAAGGGGGCAGTGCACTGAACGGAATCTTCGGTCTGCCGGCGCTCAACGGTATTATTGTGGGCATTATCATCTACACCCTATTGTATAAAGTTATTAAAGGAGGCGCTAAGAGCTATGAACAATGAAGAAATTAAAAAATTTCGAACCATTGCCATCATCGGTGTCATTTTAATGGGCATCGGGTCCTTTATGGCAAGTTTGGCGACGACGAGTTTGTTCTCCAATATCGGCTCAGGCATCTTAGTTGTGAGTATTATTATTGCTACCGTCGGCTTTATTAAATGGCGGCCGTAAAGTTGTAAAGTTTATACGAGTTCCCCTTAGCAGTTCACGCTGAGGGGATTTTCTATTTATAAAAAGCACAAAAAAAGAATGGCTATTTAAAGCCATTCTAAAAAACATTGCGTTATTTTAATTTTTATGGGGTGGATAGTGGGGTTCGAACCCACGACCTCAAGTGCCACAAACTTGCGCCCTAACCAACTAGGCCATACCCACCACAGACGATAGAAATATGATATCAAAGGGGGCGGCCTTTGTCAAATATTTTTTACCTTTTATTTGCTGTTGTCACTGAATGTGATCTTTGAGGCTTTCGAAGGTCTTTTCACCAATGCCGGGCACATTCAACAAATCTTCCGGACGTGAAAAAGGATGTTGTTTGCGGTACTCTAAAATGCTTTCGGCGGTTTTGTCGCCAATGCCGTTTAGCGTCATGAGTTCTTCTTTGGTGGCGGTGTTTAATGTGACTTTACCGCTATGCGTGTTGGAGACAGCTGCTGCAGGACCGGGTACGATGATGTGATCTTCATCCTGAAGCTTTTGAGCGAGGTTGACGGCGTCCAAATTTGCGCCTTCCAGTGCACCGCCGGCGGCGTTAATGCCGTCGATAATGCGGCTGCCCTCAGGCAGTTTCAAAAGGCCCGGAGTCTTGACGTAGCCGGAGATGTGCACGTAAATGACAGAAGGTTCAGCTGCTGTTGATTCTCCTTCTTTCGTGGTGCTTTCCGTGGGAATGGCGGTCTCATCGACAGAGGTGTCATCTATCGGCTCAGCCAAGGATGAAGGTGCTGCCGTGAGGTAGCCGGTGCGGTTCATATCCACGAGGACTTTACTGATAAAGATCATGGCCACCACCATGACGGCGGCAAGGAGTTTGTTATTTTTGAAGCTCATAGGCCGTTTCCAGTGCGATTTCCATCATGGCGGTGAAGGACGCTTCTCGTTCTTTGGCACTGGTTTCTTCCATGGTGACGAGGGAATCGGAGACGGTTAAGAGGCTGAGGGCTTTTTTTCCCATGGACTGTGCCAGAGTATAGAGGGCGTAGGTTTCCATTTCTACAGCCAGAACGTTGAGGTTTGACCAGCTTTTCCAAATGTCCGGGATCGGATGATAGAAGATGTCTGAGGAGAGGACGTTGCCCACATGTGGTTTTACACCTTTTTTTGCCCCGACGTTGTAGGCGGTATAGAGGAGTTCGAAGTCGCAGAGAGCACTGAACGTCCCGGTTGGCATAAAATGCGCGCCGAAGTTGCCGTTGGTGGATGCACCTTGCGCCAGGATGATGTCGTAGAGTTTTAAGTCGTCCTGATACGCACCGCAGGATCCTACGCGCATAATGGTTTCGACGTCGTAAAATTTGAAAAGCTCTGTGGCATAGATACCGATGGATGGCATCCCCATTCCTGAACCCATGACGGAGACGGGTTTGCCTTTATATGTGCCGGTGTAGCCCAGCATACCGCGAACGTCTGTGACGAGTCGGGCATCGGTCAGATAGTTTTCTGCGATGAATTTAGCACGCCGAGGGTCACCGGGCATGAGGACAGTCTTTGCAAAGTCCTGAGGTTGTGCGCTGATGTGAGGGGTCAAACGAATCACTCCTTAAAGTTTTATTTTAGTTGATTTTATTGTAGTACAACAACGGAGCAAGAACAAGATGGTATAATGGTGAGGAGGTGAAAGTATGACATTTGAAGACAAATTAAAAAAATATGCCGAGCTTATCGTCGGCTTCGGCATTAAAGTCAAGGAGGGGGACTATGTCGTCATCTCCGGACAAGTGGAAAATTATGACTTTCTTCGGGCACTGGCGGCACTGTCCTACGACTATGGCGCAAAGAACGTGAAGTTGACGTATTTGGATCAGACTTTTTCCGAGCTGAAGTATCGTCGTTCGCCCCTTAAGGTGTTAACCGAAATGCCGGACTATGTGATTGACGAAAAGATGGATGAATTGGATAAGCAGGCTAAGTTTATCAAAGTCATCGGCGCGGATCCCAATGGTTTTAAGAATGTAGATCCTCAAAAATTAGGCGTAGCCATCAAAGCGCGTTCCACAGCACTTCGGGAAGTGAGCAAGCGGACCATGAACAGCGAGACGCCGTGGGTGGTGGTGGGCGCAGCCACTGAGGATTGGGCGAAAGTGGTCTTTCCCGACATGGCGACGGATCAGGCAAAGGCACAACTTTGGGAAGCCATTTTCGAGACAACGCGTGTGAACGACGAGGATACGTTGGGTGCATGGGAGGCTCATGCAAAGAAGCTTGAGGCATGGTCGGCTTTCTTAAATGACAGCGCTTTTGAACGTCTTCACATCACGACGTCTAAAGGGACGGATCTAACCATCGGGTTGCCGAAGGGTTATATCTTTTCCGGGGCGACGGAAGTGGCTCAAAACGGCGAGGCCTTTGTGGCCAATATGCCTACGGAAGAGGTCTTTACGTTGCCGCACAAGGATCAGGTGAACGGTCGGGTCTATGCTACCAAGCCGCTGAATTACAACGGCACGCTCATCGATGATTTCTATTTGGACTTCAAAGACGGAGAAGTGGTTAACTTTAAGGCCGGACAAGGTGAAGCGACGCTGCGTCAACTTTTGCAGACCGATGAAGGATCCAAGCGCATCGGCGAGGTTGCGCTCGTGCCTTACGACTCACCGATTTCCAACTCCAAGATTTTATTTTTCGAGACGCTCTTTGATGAAAATGCGGCCTGTCATCTTGCTTTAGGCAAAGCTTATCCGACCAGTCTTAAAGGCGGGGAGACCATGGACACGGCGACACTGCTTGCCCATGGCGCCAATGACTCTGTGGTTCATGTCGACTTTATGATAGGCGACGAAACCACGCAAATCACTGCAGAAAAAAACGGCGAAGTGACACCGATTTTTATCGATGGCAACTTTGCCGAAGATGTGCTGTAATATCACACTGTAAGCATTGAATGATATTGCCGTATAGGGGCGTGTCACAGTAAAGTAAATAGAGTGATGGGGGACTTTGCAGACCGGAGGTGTCGGAAAGGTCCTCTTTTTGTATAAAGCGGACAGTCTCGCCGTGCAGATAACACCCGGCAGTGACCTCGCGCCGATAGGTAAAGGCGCCGCCGGAGAGTTGCAGTTGCGATCCGGCATCAAAGCTGTCAAGAGTCAGCGGACTTGTCGTGAGTCCGGTGATGTGAAGAAAGTCGCCTTTAAAGGTGATGTGGTGAGGCATGAAGTCGGCTTCGTCAATGCTAAAAGCAAGGGTACGGTACAGGGTGTCATAGCAACTTAAAAGTTTAAGGCCGTCACTGATGGCGGCAAGGCCCTGCGCGATAATAGGAAGAGGATCCCCATGGGTCATCAAGACCGATCGAATCCGCTTTGCTATGGCATAGCCGCTTTCTGCAGAAGGTTTCATGCCAAGGTGTTTAAAGAGTGCAGCGGTATTCACTTTGTCCAGTTTAAGAATGTGCTTAAAATTTTTATAGAGGGTTTGTAGATCATAAGAAAGGGGCGCAGGAATCGCATAAAAGGCGAGCTTTTCAAGTATAAACTGCTTTTCAAATGCGCTGATAACGCAAAAAGGCTCGCTAAATATCGTCATAAGAGATACCTCTTCCTTTAAGTTTTCGACGGTGTTCACCAAGAGTTTTCCGGTGGCACAGTTTAGTACACTCACTTGAAAGAGAGCGTCGTTTTTAAAGGAGAGACCGGTGGTTTCGATTTTAATAAAGTTGGTCACCATGAGGTGCTCCGTCACCTCGGGATGGGTCAGTGTGTGGCTTTTTATAATCATAAGTACCTCGCTCACTATATACCCGAAAAAATTTTAAAAAGTAAAAAAAAAGATGTTGACTTTGTCGCTTTGAAGGAATAAAATACCATAAAAGCTAAGACAGAGACAAAGATATGGAGCTTTATTACAGAGAGTCGGGCAGGTGAAAGCCGATATAAAGGGACATATGTACTATTCACTCTGGAGCATAACGGTTGAATTTTTTCGAAATAGTAGACGGTTACGGCAGCCTCCGTTATCAAGGGCAAAGCGTTAACTGACGTTAGATTTCTAGCGCGGTGATGCTAGAGGTAATCTATTTCAGCGTAGATTATAAAATTAGGTGGTACCACGATGCTTCGTCCTATGTAGGGCGGAGCTATTTTATTACCAAAAAGGGAGGAAAAACATGAAAAAAGTAAGCGGTCTTTCTATCAAACAATGGCTTGCTGTAGGCGCACTGTCGATTCTTGTCGGGTGCAGTTCCAACACACACAATGCCGGCACTCAAGAGACACCGGCGGCCGATGCGACGGTGAAAATCGGCATTTTACAGTATATGGATCACGTTTCTTTGGAGGCGGCTAAGGAGGGCTTTGTTGAAGAACTCAAAGCCAAGGGAATTGACGCAGAGATTATAGAGCAGTCTGCTAACGGCGACATGGCACTGACCAACACGATGGCCACCAGTATGCAGTCGGAAAAGGTGGATTTGGTCTATGCCATTGCCACACCGACAGCGCAGGCGGCAAAAAATACCATTCATGACGTGCCGATTGTCTTCAGTGCCGTCACGGATCCGGTCGGGGCTCAGCTGGTTGAGAGCATTGAGACGCCGGGAGGCAATGTCACCGGTGTCAGCGATTACGTCTCCAGTGCGAGCCAAATCGACGCATTTCTTAAGATTTACCCGGATGTCAAAACTTTCGGTGTCATCTACAATACCTCGGAGCAAAACTCGATGGTGCAGGTGGAAGAGCTCGAAGCCAATTTAAAGGAACGAGGTCTTGCTCTTGAAAAAGTTGGTGTCAATACCATCAATGATATTCCTCAAGTCATTGCCACTCTGGCACCGAAGATCGACGCCATGTTTGCCGTAACGGATAATATGGTGGCCAATGCCGCACCGATTATTTCCCAAACGCTCATTGAAAAACAGATTCCTTCTCTGGCTTCGGAAGAAGGGCAAGTGAAAAACGGTCTGCTCATGAGTGAAGGCATCAACTACAAAGAGCAGGGCAAACAGGCGGCGGACATGGCCGTGGAAATTCTAAACGGCACTGATCCTGCAAGTATGAGCGTTCAATACAATAAAGTTAACACGAAGACTGTCAACGAAACGACCGCCAAGGCACTTGGCATTGATGGCAATGCGGCTCTGATGGAGAACGCTACTGTCGTCAAATAGGAGGCATTATGCAAAGTTTACTACCGGTTCTCGGCGCATCAGTGGAAACAGGGCTCATTTTCGCTCTGCTTTCCATCGGCGTGGTGATCACCTACAAGATTTTAAAAATTTCAGACTTATCTCTTGAGGGCACGTTTCCCCTCGGTGCTTTTCTCTTTGCGAAACTAGCTACAGCACAGATGAACCCCTACGCCGGGATGGTCCTCGCTTTTGCAGGCGGTCTTCTTGGGGGACTCGTCACGTATCTCTTGTATAAGAAACTTCGCATTGAAGCGCTTCTTGCCGGGATTCTTACCATGACGATGCTCTATTCGATCAATTTAAAAGTCACTGGCCAGGCGAATGTGCCACTCATGAGCACACCAAGTGTGTTCACGAATTTTGAGATGGTGCCGAAAATCGTTCTTCTTGCCGTGGTGGTTCTGGTAGTCAAACTGCTTCTCGATGCTTTTTTACAAACGGAGCGAGGGTATCTGCTCTATGTCACAGGTGACAATGAAAGTCTCGTCAAGGCGCTCGGTCAAAATCCGGATCGCTACACGATGTTGGGGCTGATGCTATCTAACGGCATTATTGCGCTGAGCGGTGCATTGATGGCTCAGTATAGCGGATTTGCCGACTCTGCCATGGGAGCGACCATGATTGTGACTGGTCTTGCATCCATCATTATCGGTGATACGGTGTTAAAACATCATACCGGTCTTAAAGTCACCACCCGTGCTATCCTGGGTGCGGTGGTCTATCGGATCATTGCAGGTCTTGCCCTGCATCTAGGTCTGGATCCGCAGAGTTTGAAGCTGATTACGGCGCTTATCGTTGTCGTGTTTATTGCCTACAACAACGGTGCGTCTAACTATGCAAGATTATGGCAACGCAACGCAAAGGCGCACGGCGCATGGAGGCACAACAATGCTTAAAATACGTAATCTCACCAAAACTTTCTATCCCAACACGCCGGAAGAAAATCAAATCTTTGATCACTTTCATTTGGACGTGGAAGCCAATAAATGCACCACCATTTTGGGACCTAACGGCTGCGGCAAGAGCACGCTCTTTAATCTCATCACCGGTGCCATTCCTGCTGATGAGGGTACGTTTTATCTCGATGATGTGGACATGAGCGCCATGGACGAACGGGAACGAGCCAATTACATCGGACGTGTGAGTCAAGATCCGTCTCGGGGCGTCAGTCCATCGTTGAATATTTTGGAGAACATGGCGCTGGCACGGCGCAAGTCAGAGACGTTTACCTTAAAACATCTGTTAAAGCATACGGATGAAGCGGCTGTGGTGGCTCGTCTAAAAGAGTTGGATCTGGGGCTTGAAAATAAGCTCAACACCAAAGTGAAATTTCTCTCCGGCGGTCAGCGACAGTCCCTATCGCTCTTAATGGCGACGACAAAACGGCCGAATCTTTTGCTTCTGGACGAGCACACGGCGGCTCTGGATCCGAAGACGTCGCGGATTATCATGGAAAAGACGGCGGAGCTCATTGAGCGGGAGCATATGACCACGCTCATGATCACTCACAATTTGAAGCATGCCATCGATTATTCTCACCGCATTATCATGCTGGATCGAGGGCGAATTGTACTGGATGTGGCGGCAAACAGCATCACCGAAGCCGAGCTGGTGCAAAAATATAATGAAAACATTGAAAAGATTATGGCCTAAAGGCATAAAAAAAGTGGACCGCGCGGTCCGCTTTTTTATGTTATATTTCAATGTCTATCAACGAGCTCAGTTGATCCAGGCTCAAATTGCCGCCGGAGATGACCAAGCACACCCGGTCTGTGGCAGTAAAGGTGATTTTTTCTTCCAGAACAGCGCCGAGTCCAATGGATGACGAGGCTTCGCAGAAAATTTTACCTTCAGTGATCATGAGTTTATGCGCTTTTTGAATGGCTGTTTCCGAGACGGTGAGCATACCGTCCACATAGTTTTGTACGACAGGGAAGTTCACATCACCGGGTTGCTGAGAGGCAAGGGCATCGGCGATAGAATGGTTTTGAGGTACAGCGACAGGCTTGCCGGCTTTCAGGGATTCGGTATAGCGAGGCAGTATTTCCGGCTCCACGCCGTAGACTTTGGTGTGGTCACTGAGACCTTTGACTGCGGCGGCAATGCCGCCGACGAGACCACCGCCTCCGACGGGAACGAGAATGTGGGTCAGCTCAGGGGCTTGTTCCATCAGCTCCAGTCCAATCGTCCCCTGACCGATCATCACATCGTTGTCGTCAAATGGCGGCACGACGATGGCGCCCCTTTCTTCCGCCACCTGTGCGGCGACTTTAAAGCGGTTTTCAGTCGGGCACTGTACCACATCGGCACCGAGGGCGAGAATATTTGCCACTTTGATGGGCGGCGCAGTCTGTGGCATGACGATGGTGCAAGGCACGCCTTTGGATTTACATACGTAGGCAATGGCGCGTCCGTGGTTTCCTGAAGAGGCAGCCACCATGCCGCCTTTTATGGCATCGTCGCTAAGCACGCTGAATTTATTCAAAGCGCCGCGCATTTTAAATGCACCGGTGCGTTGGAGATTTTCCAACTTCAGGTATACCGCGCAGCCGAAGTAAGGCTCGAGATGATACGAGCGAATGAGAGGCGTAGGGTAGAGATCGCTTTTAATACGGGCATAAGCGTCTTGAATCGCGTGTAACATGGGGCTCCTTTCTGTTAATGATGATTATGGGACAGCTCGTAGTTTCTGAATTCTCGAATGAGATAGAGGGATCCGCACCAGAGGACTAGATCGCCCTCTTCAGCTAAGGATTTGGAGTATTCATAGGCTTCGATGCGATCGGCAATGGCGGTAAAGTTGGCGCCGTGACGGGTCATTTCTTCTTTCAGTTCATCTAAGGTGAAGGCACGAGGGTTGTCGATGGTAGTGAGTACAATCTCATCGGCAAGAGGCGCCAGGGCGTCGATGACGTGGTTGTAGTCCTTGTCTTTTAAAATGCTGAATCCGAGAATGAGACGATTATACGTAAAGGCCTTCAATGATTCCAGGAGCACATCGATGGCTTCGGCATTGTGAGAACCGTCAATGAGTACTGTCGGATTTTGATGAATGAATTCCAGACGGCCTTCATTTTTGGTACCTTCAATGGCTTGTAACATGGCGGCATCGTCCAGACCGAACTGATCTTTAAAATCGTGAAGGACGGTGAGGGCAAGGGCGCAGTTGTAAAGTTGATGCACGCCCACCAAGTGTGTGGTCACATCAGGGTAATCCCGAAAGGCAAAGTGGTTTTCTGTCGGAGTCAACGACTTGACTACCACGTCCTCTTTGGTGAAGGTGTGAAACGGTGCGTGCTTTTCATCGGCAATAGCACGAAGGGTGGCCATAACTTCCGGCTTGTTGGGATAGACGTAGACAGGACGACCTTCTTTGATGATGCCGCCTTTTTGCTTGGCGACAGCTTCGAGGGTGTTGCCTAGAATGGCCACATGGTCCAGAGCAATGGTGCAGATGACCGAGGCGAGGGGGGATTTGATGAGATTCGTTGAGTCGACAAGACCGCCCATGCCCACTTCCACCACCGCGACGTCCACCTTTTGGTCGTAGAAGTAGCGGTACATGATGGCGGTTAAGACTTCAAAGTAGGTGTTGTGGTACCCTTCGGCGTCCAATTGCTCCACGATAGGGGCAAGTTCGTCCACATAGCGGCGGAACTCGCTTTCTGCGATCCACTCACCGTTGATGGAGATGGATTCCAAAATGCTTTCCATGTAAGGTGAGATGAACATCCCCGTTCGGGCGGTTTGAGAGAGCGCCGCCGCCATATAATGACAGGTGGAGCCTTTGCCGTTGGTACCGGCCACGTGAATCACTTTAATCTTGTCTTGAGGGTTGTCGAAGTGAGCTAAGAGCTTTCTCACGTTGTTAAGCGTGTGTTTTTCACCGCTGGATCCGCGATCATACATCCAGTCCAGGTAGTCGTTAAAGGTAGTTCGTTTTGATGTTTTCATAGTTTCCTCTCTTGTAAGTCATTAAACTTTTCATTATAATTAAACCTATCAGAGTAGGTGAAGAGCGTCAAGTGTTAAGAAATGGGTTGTTGTTCTTAAACGAAAGTTTTTACTACGATTCTTTATCGCATCCGCTGAACCTCTTTGAATTTTTATGAAAGGAGGTTTTTTTATGCAAAGAAATAAAACCATCACGACAAAAGTGTTGACACGAGCCGCCATTTTAACGGCATTATCCATTATTTTAACGCGGTTCTTATCCATTATGCTCACAGAGAATTTGCGCATCGGATTCGGAAGTTTGCCGATTATGATTTCAGGGATGATGTTCGGACCCCTTGTGGGTGGACTCACCGGACTGGTCGCCGATATCATCGGGGTACTGATCAATCCTCAAGGTGCATTTCATTTAGGATTCACACTCTCTTCAGTGCTGACCGGTGCATTGCCCGGACTTGTGGTGCTGTTGACGAGAAAAGACAAAGGCTCCTGGTTAAATATCGTGCTCAGTATCGTTGTGGTATACGGACTGGTTCATCTGTGTCTGAACAGTTTTTGGCTGACTCAGCTTTACGGTCAAGGCTTTATGATCGTCATGCCCGGCCGTGTGGTTAAGGTTCTCGCCGAAGGTGTGGTCATGGGTGTTATCCTCGGCGTCTTCTTCAAGACTATCGCACCGAAATTGGATTAAGCAAGATATCAAGTCGCTCTTCGGAGCGGCTTTTTTGTTTTGAGCTAACAAGATACGATAAGATGATTTATTTTGATATCTACGCATCGCTATAGCACGGTCTCGGGACTGCTTAATAAATGCGTGTGAACATGGTATAATGGTAAAAAGTACGAGAGCTTTAAGTATCTCATTAGAAAGGAATGAAAGCATGTACGTAGGAAAGAGTTTAAATCGAGTTGATGCCTATGGTAAAGTTTCAGGACGTGCTAAATATACCGAAGACTTAATAGATCCGAACGCCTATCGCGCGAAGGTGCTTCATGCGACAATTCCACACGGGCGCGTGGTGTCCATGAATATTGATAAGGCGCTCACCGTGGACGGCGTTGTGAAGATTATCACCTGCTTTGATGTACCGGAGCATACTTTTGCCACCGCCGGCCACCCTTGGTCTGTGGATCCGGCTCATCAGGATATTGCTGATCGCAGACTACTTAACGAACACGTGCGGTTTTATGGGGATGATATTGCAGTTGTCATTGCTACGGATGATGTTCAAGCTAAAAAAGCACTGAAGCTCATTGAGGTCGAATATGAAGACTATCCGGCAGTCTTTGATGTCTTTGAAGCCATGAAGAGTGACGGGCCGCTCATTCATGACGACGCACCACATAATATTATCAGCCATACCTTTAATAACCGAGGGGATTTTGAAGCAGCGATTAAAGAGCCGGGTCTGACTAAAATTGAAGGTTGGTACGACACCCCTGTGGTACAACACGTCCACATTGAAAACGGTATCTGTTATGCCTATGAAGAACAGGGCAAGATTGTGGTCGTGGCCTCGACGCAAATTCCACATATTGTGCGACGGGTTTGTGCTCAGGCTCTCGGTGTGCCTTGGGGGAAGATTCGTCTGGTTAAGCCGTATATCGGCGGCGGTTTTGGGAATAAACAGGACGCGCTCTATGAACCTCTTGCGGCATATCTGACGACGCAGGTGGGTGGACATCCCGTCGTGCTAGACACATCTCGTGAAGAGACGTTTGTCTCCACCAGGACTCGCCATCAAATCACCTCCCACATCACCAGTTATGTGCGTCCTGACGGGACTTTTGCGGCGCGTGCGCTGGAAGCTTACAGCAACAACGGCGCCTATGGGTCTCACGGCCACTCCATCGTCGCCAAAGGCCTGGGCTGTTTTCATCAGCTGTATCCTTGTGACAATGTTAAGGCTGAAGCTTATACGGTCTATACCAATCGTCCGACTGCCGGAGCGATGCGGGGGTATGGGATTCCACAGGCTATGTTTGCCGTGGAATCTCACACGGAAGATATCTGTCGGCAAATGGGTTTTGATTCCTATGAGTTCAGAATGAAGAATGTGATGCCGAAGGGGTATCACGATCCGTTTTCTCACAACGAAAACTATTACGATTCGTTTAGAGAGTGTCTTGAAGTAGGTCGCAAAGCCATGGACTATGACAACAAACTCAAAGCCTATGCGAACCAAACCGGCAACATTCGCAAGGGCGTAGGCTGTGCGGTATTCTGGTACAATACCGGTGTCTATCCGATTTCCCTTGAGTCGTCCAGCTGTCGTATGATAGTGAACCAGGACGGTTCCATCCAGGTGCAGTTGGCTGAGACGGAAATTGGGCAGGGCGGCGACACCGCTTACGCGCAAATGACCGCCGATGCCGTCGGGGTGAAGTTTGACGATGTGTATATCATCAGCCAACAGGACACGGACATCACACCTTTCGGGACAGGGGCCTATGCCTCCCGCCAAA comes from the Peptoniphilus equinus genome and includes:
- the xdhA gene encoding xanthine dehydrogenase subunit XdhA; amino-acid sequence: MYVGKSLNRVDAYGKVSGRAKYTEDLIDPNAYRAKVLHATIPHGRVVSMNIDKALTVDGVVKIITCFDVPEHTFATAGHPWSVDPAHQDIADRRLLNEHVRFYGDDIAVVIATDDVQAKKALKLIEVEYEDYPAVFDVFEAMKSDGPLIHDDAPHNIISHTFNNRGDFEAAIKEPGLTKIEGWYDTPVVQHVHIENGICYAYEEQGKIVVVASTQIPHIVRRVCAQALGVPWGKIRLVKPYIGGGFGNKQDALYEPLAAYLTTQVGGHPVVLDTSREETFVSTRTRHQITSHITSYVRPDGTFAARALEAYSNNGAYGSHGHSIVAKGLGCFHQLYPCDNVKAEAYTVYTNRPTAGAMRGYGIPQAMFAVESHTEDICRQMGFDSYEFRMKNVMPKGYHDPFSHNENYYDSFRECLEVGRKAMDYDNKLKAYANQTGNIRKGVGCAVFWYNTGVYPISLESSSCRMIVNQDGSIQVQLAETEIGQGGDTAYAQMTADAVGVKFDDVYIISQQDTDITPFGTGAYASRQTFMASFSITKTAKALKQRILDAAYRYTKNNPDSLDLIEGNIVRKGDGRVLCTLEELATHTLYSMEYSEHLTAEETYQIKNNAYSFGCSFAEVEVDIALAKAKVTKLINVHDCGKLINPQLAEAQCHGGMSMGIGLALTEEMKFDPKTGRTLNDNLLDYKLGTPMDHPEMEVHFIENPEPTSPFGTKSLGEPPTCSPAPAIRNAVLNATGVGANRLPLNPHNLFPLFVEHGLIK